One window from the genome of Bacteroidota bacterium encodes:
- a CDS encoding T9SS type A sorting domain-containing protein, protein MKKLKITLTLLAFMFCKANLSAIDSEWSKRYDGGMNDRGLHVTTEAGLEYLAGVSVFAGGSKIVTSTYDEDGTLMALNVANTFLSNANVKQIERDDAQSIYVLCENSPSSFTLIKYNSVAKEKWRKNYSNFVVKFAIANGSGLYISYLTSAGVSVRKLNRGNGNTDWTRNIADVNLLSNSANADMSLDINDNIYFGGTTTTSGSNYDYRIVKIKKNNTVLYNIRYSTAGFRDEVVYKIVANAAGQLFVVGDYDNYIPVRTDFHVVKFSSVGAFLWATSYESSGGPSGFSPVDVQIGPDGNVVTVGNDIDFYNINPSGEVQRVKVSKFNSATGATIFSVFPNAPDGDEDDLKEVAVCMTIDINNNIYFGGNSNVYAGISVPRNRYMIAKASGVDGDLQWVDASVGGDDDPANIVNDITVTTGEDVYVASSWDLGATVDMQISKYCQVGCFGLRTKKETISSIDVKVYPNPSSSSFTIYTNGNDKAIQVKVFDLEGKLIEARTETENEFTIGSDFSAGIYILNLQNENFNKTIRMIKTE, encoded by the coding sequence ATGAAAAAATTAAAAATTACTCTCACGCTTTTAGCTTTCATGTTTTGTAAAGCTAACCTTTCGGCGATCGACAGCGAATGGTCGAAACGATACGACGGAGGAATGAATGACCGTGGTTTGCACGTAACAACTGAAGCCGGACTTGAATATCTTGCCGGAGTTTCTGTTTTTGCCGGCGGCTCGAAGATCGTTACTTCTACTTATGATGAGGACGGAACTCTAATGGCACTCAATGTTGCAAATACTTTTCTGAGTAATGCCAACGTTAAGCAGATCGAAAGAGACGATGCACAGTCTATTTATGTTCTATGCGAAAATTCACCTTCGTCTTTTACGCTGATCAAATACAATTCAGTTGCAAAGGAAAAATGGCGTAAAAATTATTCCAATTTCGTTGTAAAATTTGCAATTGCAAACGGAAGCGGACTTTACATCAGTTACCTTACTTCTGCCGGAGTAAGCGTAAGAAAACTTAACCGTGGAAATGGTAATACCGACTGGACAAGAAATATTGCCGATGTTAATTTACTTAGTAATTCGGCGAATGCTGATATGTCGCTTGACATAAACGACAACATTTATTTTGGCGGAACAACAACTACCAGCGGAAGTAATTACGATTACCGTATTGTGAAAATAAAGAAGAACAACACTGTTCTTTATAATATCAGATATTCAACTGCCGGTTTCCGCGACGAAGTTGTTTATAAGATCGTTGCTAATGCGGCAGGACAATTATTTGTTGTTGGTGATTACGATAATTACATTCCGGTACGCACAGATTTCCATGTTGTAAAATTCAGTTCGGTAGGCGCATTCCTTTGGGCAACTTCTTATGAAAGTTCAGGAGGGCCATCAGGATTTTCTCCTGTAGATGTTCAGATAGGTCCCGATGGCAATGTGGTAACGGTTGGAAATGATATTGACTTTTATAATATCAATCCGTCAGGAGAAGTTCAACGTGTAAAAGTTTCTAAATTTAATTCTGCTACCGGTGCAACAATCTTCAGTGTATTTCCAAATGCTCCCGATGGCGACGAAGATGATCTGAAAGAAGTAGCAGTTTGCATGACGATCGACATCAACAATAATATTTATTTTGGCGGAAACTCTAATGTGTATGCAGGTATAAGTGTGCCGAGAAACAGATACATGATTGCAAAAGCAAGCGGTGTTGACGGAGACCTGCAATGGGTTGATGCAAGTGTTGGTGGCGACGACGATCCTGCAAATATTGTGAATGATATTACAGTGACTACCGGTGAAGATGTGTATGTAGCATCTTCATGGGATCTTGGTGCAACCGTTGACATGCAGATTTCCAAATATTGTCAGGTTGGATGTTTTGGTCTGCGCACGAAGAAAGAAACGATCAGTTCAATTGATGTAAAAGTATATCCCAATCCAAGCTCTTCTTCATTTACAATATACACGAATGGAAATGACAAGGCAATTCAGGTAAAAGTATTTGATCTTGAAGGAAAATTAATCGAAGCAAGAACTGAAACAGAAAATGAATTTACAATTGGGTCAGATTTTTCAGCAGGTATATATATTCTGAATTTGCAAAATGAAAACTTTAATAAAACAATCAGGATGATCAAAACAGAATAG
- a CDS encoding efflux RND transporter permease subunit translates to MNITEISIKRPSLIIVLFSVFTLLGFIGYKNLSYELMPDFNQPVVVIKTVYPGAEPNEVETSVSRKIEDALSNLEGVDYLVTKSLPNASIIIANLKYGTDLDKTMQDAQRYIDNIRKDLPQDILSPVMSKVSPNDLPIMSISATSNLSATEFYQKMKDDYLPQIQQIKGVAEITILGGEEREIQVKINQDKLKLYKISMIQVVEAINRSGLDLPAGKVQTEKESNSVRLTGKFTSLKDIKNVQVAMPVLGSPVYVKDIADVIDGIKETTSISRYNGKNGIGLMLKKQGDANAVDVSKAVREKFHSIEQQNESSGVKFIIADDSTDNTIAAVNSVIFDLILAVILVSLVMLLFLRSLRNSLIVIIAIPTSLVTAFAVMWLLGYTLNLMTLLAMSLIIGILVDDAVVVLENIQKHLDKGKDKRTAAMDGRMEIGFAALSITLVDVVVFLPILFLQVFVADMLKQFSVVVVTSTLTSLLVGFTLTPWLASRIGKKEDLQPTNIFNRFLLWFENQLEKFTNWYGRQLEWVLSHKLIFTGIVLLLFVMTLGIMKQGIIGKELISTGDQGKFRMALEFDKSTSIQQNNLIAQKIETYIIQQPEVATVFSNIGGPSTGIGSLGVGSANKTEFTIQLKSKKELKNVPTETFMKNLRDELKSKFPSINYSMAALGLIPRSAPIEITLSGSNLDLVMKTGDELKAVIEKIPGADNVRLSVEAGSPEYKIIPDKDKMQRLGLTTTYVGLNLRTAFTGNDDATLTENGTEYPVRIWLNEFSRQNFEDVQQLSIVNPMGLPVEVSQFATVEQDNSPSLLERKDRQPAITLTADALGRPSGTVADDVVAYLKENPLPNGIQMTWGSDIKRQNDSFGALGSVLLISFLLIYLIMVALYDSFVYPFVVLFSIPVAAIGAFFALNLSLSNLSLFALLGLIMLMGLVVKNAILIVDFTNQLKAEGKHFKEALIIAGKGRMRPILMTTLSMVIGMLPIAMATGTAAEWKNGLAWVIIGGLLSSLILTVFLVPMIYYLVDTAKEKLNRRK, encoded by the coding sequence ATGAACATTACAGAAATTTCAATCAAACGACCTTCGCTCATAATAGTGCTTTTTAGCGTATTTACTTTATTAGGATTTATCGGTTATAAAAATTTGAGTTACGAGTTAATGCCCGACTTTAATCAGCCCGTAGTTGTAATTAAAACTGTTTACCCTGGTGCCGAACCTAACGAAGTAGAAACATCGGTGTCACGAAAAATAGAAGATGCCTTATCCAATTTGGAAGGTGTAGATTACTTGGTTACAAAGTCGTTACCAAACGCTTCCATCATCATCGCAAATCTGAAATATGGAACAGATTTAGATAAAACAATGCAAGATGCTCAACGCTATATTGACAACATTCGTAAAGATTTACCACAGGATATTTTAAGTCCTGTAATGAGTAAAGTTTCGCCAAATGATTTGCCGATAATGTCCATCAGTGCTACAAGTAATTTGTCTGCCACCGAGTTTTATCAAAAAATGAAAGACGATTATCTTCCACAAATTCAACAAATAAAAGGTGTTGCAGAAATTACCATTTTAGGAGGAGAAGAAAGAGAAATACAAGTAAAAATAAATCAAGACAAACTGAAATTGTATAAAATTTCAATGATTCAGGTTGTTGAAGCTATCAATCGTTCGGGCTTAGACTTACCTGCTGGAAAAGTGCAAACTGAGAAAGAAAGTAATTCAGTTCGTTTAACTGGAAAATTTACATCATTAAAAGACATTAAAAACGTTCAAGTGGCTATGCCTGTTTTAGGAAGTCCAGTTTATGTAAAAGATATTGCAGATGTTATTGATGGTATAAAAGAAACGACTTCCATCAGTCGCTACAACGGTAAAAACGGCATTGGTTTAATGCTGAAAAAACAAGGTGATGCAAACGCTGTAGATGTTTCAAAAGCGGTTCGGGAAAAATTTCATTCAATTGAACAACAAAATGAAAGTTCAGGAGTAAAATTTATTATAGCAGACGATAGCACCGACAACACGATTGCAGCGGTTAATTCTGTTATTTTTGATTTGATTTTGGCGGTTATATTGGTTTCATTAGTAATGCTTTTATTCCTAAGAAGTTTAAGAAACTCATTGATTGTAATAATTGCAATTCCTACTTCATTGGTTACAGCGTTTGCGGTGATGTGGCTTTTGGGTTACACACTTAACCTAATGACTTTGCTTGCAATGTCTTTAATCATTGGGATTTTGGTAGATGATGCCGTGGTAGTTTTAGAAAATATTCAAAAACATTTAGACAAAGGAAAAGATAAACGAACTGCTGCAATGGATGGTCGTATGGAAATTGGCTTTGCTGCATTATCAATCACTCTGGTTGACGTAGTGGTATTTTTACCAATTCTTTTTTTACAAGTATTTGTTGCTGATATGCTCAAGCAGTTTTCGGTTGTTGTAGTAACTTCTACACTTACCAGTTTATTGGTTGGTTTTACTCTTACACCTTGGCTGGCTTCACGAATTGGAAAGAAAGAAGATTTACAACCGACAAATATTTTCAATCGTTTCTTACTTTGGTTTGAGAATCAATTAGAAAAATTTACCAATTGGTATGGTAGACAATTAGAATGGGTTTTGAGCCATAAACTAATTTTTACTGGAATTGTTTTATTGCTTTTTGTAATGACTTTGGGCATTATGAAACAAGGAATTATTGGTAAAGAATTAATTTCAACAGGCGACCAAGGAAAGTTCAGAATGGCTTTGGAGTTTGACAAATCAACTTCCATTCAGCAAAATAACTTGATTGCTCAAAAAATTGAAACATACATTATTCAACAACCCGAAGTAGCAACGGTATTCAGCAACATTGGTGGACCAAGCACAGGCATTGGAAGTTTGGGTGTAGGTTCTGCAAACAAAACAGAATTTACCATTCAATTAAAATCTAAAAAGGAACTTAAAAATGTGCCGACCGAAACATTTATGAAAAATCTTCGGGATGAATTGAAGTCAAAATTTCCGAGTATCAATTATTCAATGGCAGCATTGGGCTTAATACCTCGTTCTGCACCCATTGAAATTACCTTAAGCGGAAGTAATTTGGATTTGGTGATGAAAACTGGTGATGAACTAAAAGCGGTAATTGAAAAAATTCCAGGTGCTGATAATGTTCGCTTATCAGTTGAAGCAGGTAGTCCTGAATACAAAATAATTCCCGACAAAGATAAAATGCAACGATTAGGTTTAACAACGACTTATGTTGGATTGAACCTAAGAACAGCGTTCACTGGAAATGATGATGCCACACTTACCGAGAACGGAACAGAATATCCAGTGAGAATTTGGTTGAATGAATTTAGCCGACAAAACTTTGAAGATGTTCAACAACTTTCCATTGTTAATCCGATGGGTTTGCCAGTGGAAGTTTCACAATTTGCAACAGTTGAACAAGACAATTCCCCTTCATTATTGGAACGAAAAGACCGTCAGCCCGCTATTACACTTACCGCTGACGCATTGGGTAGACCATCAGGAACTGTGGCAGATGATGTAGTGGCTTATCTAAAAGAAAATCCGCTACCAAACGGGATACAAATGACTTGGGGTAGCGACATCAAAAGACAGAATGATAGTTTTGGAGCATTAGGTTCAGTGTTGCTCATTTCGTTTTTGCTGATTTACTTGATTATGGTAGCACTATATGACAGCTTTGTTTATCCATTTGTAGTTTTGTTTTCTATACCAGTTGCAGCAATTGGGGCTTTTTTCGCTTTGAATTTATCTTTAAGTAATTTGAGTTTATTCGCCCTATTGGGTTTAATTATGCTAATGGGCTTAGTGGTAAAAAATGCTATTCTAATTGTGGATTTTACCAATCAATTAAAAGCAGAAGGTAAACATTTTAAAGAAGCCTTAATCATAGCAGGAAAAGGTCGTATGCGACCAATTCTAATGACAACCCTTTCAATGGTAATTGGTATGCTTCCTATTGCAATGGCAACAGGAACAGCAGCAGAATGGAAAAACGGACTTGCTTGGGTAATCATTGGCGGACTTCTATCATCTTTAATTTTGACTGTGTTTTTAGTACCTATGATCTATTATTTAGTGGACACAGCAAAAGAGAAATTAAACAGAAGAAAATAG